From a region of the Fusobacterium periodonticum ATCC 33693 genome:
- a CDS encoding pyridoxal phosphate-dependent aminotransferase, with translation MFKDLHGGNIYKFQREGKNDILDYSSNINPLGVPQKFIDIAKESFDKLVNYPDPYYIDLRKKIAEFNSLDLSNIIVGNGATEILFLYLKALKPKKVLILAPCFAEYERALKSVSAEINYFELKESDNFYPKIENLKKEIETNNYDLLLFCNPNNPTGQFIKLEDIKKVVEVCENKNTKIFVDEAFIEFIENWQEKTVSLFKNKNIFIMRAFTKFFAIPGLRLGYGIGFDDEILNKMWEEKEPWTVNTFANLAGLVMLDDKEYIEKSEKWILEEKKFMYKELSEFQYLKAYKTECNFILLKIQNISSASLRDKMIEKNILIRDASNFKFLDYHFVRLAIKDRESNIKVLEALADIMEYRG, from the coding sequence ATGTTTAAAGATTTACATGGTGGAAATATCTATAAATTTCAAAGAGAAGGTAAAAATGATATCTTAGATTATAGTTCAAATATCAACCCTTTAGGTGTCCCTCAAAAATTTATAGATATAGCAAAAGAAAGCTTTGATAAATTAGTAAATTATCCAGATCCTTATTATATTGATTTAAGAAAAAAAATAGCAGAATTTAATTCATTAGATTTAAGTAATATCATTGTTGGAAACGGAGCTACAGAAATCTTATTTTTGTATCTTAAGGCTTTGAAACCAAAAAAGGTTTTAATACTTGCACCTTGCTTTGCTGAATATGAAAGAGCTTTAAAATCTGTTTCAGCAGAGATAAATTATTTTGAATTAAAAGAAAGTGACAATTTTTATCCTAAAATTGAGAATTTAAAAAAAGAAATTGAAACTAATAACTATGATTTATTATTATTCTGTAATCCAAATAATCCAACAGGGCAATTTATCAAATTGGAAGACATAAAGAAAGTAGTAGAAGTTTGTGAAAATAAAAATACTAAAATTTTTGTAGATGAAGCCTTTATAGAATTTATAGAAAATTGGCAAGAAAAAACAGTTTCTTTATTTAAGAATAAAAATATTTTTATCATGAGAGCCTTCACAAAGTTTTTTGCCATACCTGGACTTAGACTAGGTTATGGAATAGGTTTTGATGATGAGATTTTAAATAAGATGTGGGAAGAAAAAGAACCATGGACTGTGAATACTTTTGCAAATCTTGCAGGTCTTGTTATGCTTGATGATAAAGAATATATTGAAAAATCTGAAAAGTGGATCTTAGAAGAAAAGAAATTTATGTATAAAGAATTAAGTGAATTTCAATATCTAAAAGCATATAAGACAGAATGTAATTTTATTTTATTAAAAATACAGAATATCAGTTCAGCAAGTTTAAGAGATAAAATGATAGAAAAAAATATACTGATAAGAGATGCTTCAAATTTTAAATTTTTAGACTATCACTTTGTCAGACTTGCAATAAAAGATAGAGAATCAAATATAAAAGTATTGGAAGCTTTAGCAGATATTATGGAGTATAGGGGGTAA
- a CDS encoding cobyrinate a,c-diamide synthase — translation MKAFMLAGVSSGIGKTTISMALMSAFANVSPFKVGPDYIDPGFHEFITNNKSYNLDLYMMGEQGLRYSFYKHHKDISIVEGVMGLYDGIDNSLDNNSSAHVARFLGIPVILVVDGVGKSTSIAAQILGYKMLDPRVNIAGVIINKVSSEKTYAIFKEAIEKYTSVKCLGFIEKNEALNISSRHLGLLQAEEVEDLRDKLFILKNLVLKNIDLEALEKIATEETRTINIDKDEIEYPLYLSSLKDKHKGKVIAIARDRAFSFYYNDNIEFLEYMGFRITYFSPMKDKKVPDCDAIYLGGGYPENFAEELSNNKEMIQSIRENYEQGKNILAECGGFMYLSHAIEQKDETLHQMCGLVPCTVVMNNRLDISRFGYISIRDKNDIEVAKGHEFHYSKIKTVLEDTRKFKAVKKDGRNWECIFHEKNMYAGYPHIHFFGSYKLLEELF, via the coding sequence ATGAAAGCATTTATGCTTGCTGGTGTTAGTAGTGGTATTGGAAAGACAACTATATCTATGGCTTTGATGTCAGCCTTTGCCAATGTATCACCATTTAAGGTTGGACCTGACTATATAGATCCAGGTTTCCACGAATTTATTACAAATAATAAAAGTTATAATTTAGATCTATATATGATGGGAGAACAAGGGCTAAGATATAGTTTCTATAAACACCATAAGGATATATCAATAGTCGAAGGTGTTATGGGGCTATATGATGGTATAGATAATTCCTTAGATAACAATAGCTCAGCACATGTAGCAAGATTCTTAGGTATACCTGTTATTTTGGTTGTAGATGGTGTAGGAAAAAGTACAAGTATAGCAGCACAAATTTTAGGATATAAGATGCTTGACCCTAGAGTTAATATAGCAGGTGTTATAATAAACAAGGTTTCAAGTGAAAAAACTTATGCTATATTTAAAGAAGCTATTGAGAAATACACTTCTGTTAAGTGTCTTGGTTTCATAGAAAAAAATGAAGCCTTAAATATTTCAAGTAGACATTTAGGACTTTTACAAGCCGAAGAAGTAGAAGACTTAAGAGATAAATTGTTTATTCTAAAAAATCTTGTTTTAAAAAATATAGATTTAGAAGCTTTAGAAAAAATCGCTACTGAAGAAACTAGGACAATAAATATAGATAAAGATGAAATTGAATATCCTTTATATTTATCTTCTTTAAAAGATAAGCATAAGGGAAAAGTTATTGCTATTGCAAGAGATAGAGCTTTTTCATTTTACTATAATGACAATATAGAATTTTTAGAATATATGGGATTTAGAATAACATATTTCTCACCTATGAAAGATAAAAAAGTTCCTGATTGTGATGCTATATATTTAGGAGGTGGCTATCCTGAAAACTTTGCAGAAGAATTATCAAATAATAAAGAAATGATACAATCAATTAGAGAAAATTATGAACAAGGTAAAAATATTCTAGCTGAATGTGGTGGTTTTATGTATTTGAGCCATGCCATAGAGCAAAAAGATGAAACTCTTCATCAAATGTGTGGACTTGTTCCTTGTACTGTAGTTATGAATAATAGATTGGATATCTCAAGATTTGGCTATATATCTATAAGAGATAAAAATGATATTGAAGTCGCTAAAGGTCATGAATTTCACTATTCAAAAATAAAAACTGTATTAGAAGACACAAGAAAGTTTAAAGCTGTTAAAAAAGATGGAAGAAATTGGGAATGTATATTCCATGAAAAAAATATGTATGCTGGCTATCCACATATACATTTTTTTGGAAGTTATAAATTATTAGAGGAGCTATTTTAA
- a CDS encoding TolC family protein, with translation MKVRNSLIFISLILLVSCSKVNIENENKDMIDRLREKKESTEKFKVEKEEVLNLDECINLALKNNTQIKLKEIESQIAKIDKNISFGNFLPRISAVYSISELDRYMSATIPAPDVTLGVLGGVTLPSLPVTLTSRMVDKDFRNYALSAQLPIFVPATWFLYSAREKGENISLYTEDLTKKMIKLKVISEYYYIMALTSEKMVLEKEYDYAQKLNKNAKLAFKTGSILKWQEEETELLVQQKENALKNNARDLKIAKMNLMNGMGLDPNVEFRFVIPEDIDYKLPPLEDVVYDALVNSELIKINHNLVAISRDKIKIAMSSFLPQISLNAGLIGIGISYLNPQNILFGAINGFLSLFNGFKDVNEYKKAKLQSEAAYLQREDVIMNTIISAVNSYNNVEKSIEDKKLADLNYSIAEKKFKQKKLEVEVGSATDADLLKAISELEKAESIKQKAEYKYNVSVETLKMLIEK, from the coding sequence ATGAAAGTAAGAAATAGCTTGATTTTTATATCACTTATTCTATTAGTATCTTGTTCTAAAGTAAATATTGAAAATGAAAATAAAGATATGATAGACAGATTAAGAGAAAAAAAAGAAAGTACAGAAAAATTTAAAGTAGAAAAAGAAGAAGTGCTAAATTTAGATGAATGTATAAATTTAGCTTTAAAAAATAATACACAAATAAAATTAAAAGAGATAGAAAGTCAAATAGCTAAAATTGATAAAAATATTTCTTTTGGAAATTTTTTACCAAGAATTTCTGCTGTGTATTCAATCTCTGAATTAGATAGATATATGAGTGCAACTATTCCAGCTCCTGATGTTACATTAGGAGTTTTGGGTGGAGTAACTTTACCTTCACTTCCTGTTACTCTTACAAGTAGAATGGTAGATAAAGATTTTAGAAATTATGCTTTAAGTGCACAGCTTCCAATTTTTGTTCCAGCTACTTGGTTCTTGTATTCAGCAAGAGAAAAGGGAGAAAATATTAGTCTATACACAGAAGATTTAACAAAAAAGATGATAAAATTAAAAGTTATAAGTGAATATTACTATATTATGGCATTAACAAGTGAGAAAATGGTCTTAGAAAAAGAATATGACTATGCACAAAAATTAAATAAAAATGCTAAACTAGCTTTCAAAACTGGTAGTATCCTAAAATGGCAGGAAGAAGAAACAGAACTTTTAGTTCAACAAAAAGAAAATGCTCTTAAAAATAATGCTAGAGACTTAAAAATAGCAAAGATGAATTTAATGAATGGTATGGGTTTAGATCCAAATGTTGAGTTTAGATTTGTTATTCCTGAGGATATTGACTATAAATTACCTCCTCTTGAAGATGTTGTTTATGATGCTCTTGTTAATAGTGAGCTTATAAAAATTAATCATAATTTAGTTGCAATTAGTAGGGATAAAATAAAGATTGCAATGAGTAGCTTTTTACCACAAATTAGTTTAAATGCAGGACTCATAGGAATAGGTATAAGTTATCTTAATCCTCAAAATATTCTTTTTGGAGCTATTAATGGTTTCCTATCATTATTTAATGGTTTTAAAGATGTCAATGAATATAAGAAGGCTAAGTTACAATCAGAAGCAGCTTATCTTCAAAGAGAAGATGTAATAATGAATACTATTATATCAGCAGTAAATTCATATAATAATGTTGAAAAAAGTATAGAAGATAAAAAATTAGCAGACTTAAATTATAGTATAGCTGAAAAGAAATTCAAACAAAAGAAATTGGAAGTTGAAGTTGGAAGTGCAACAGATGCAGACTTATTAAAAGCAATATCTGAACTTGAAAAAGCTGAAAGTATAAAGCAAAAAGCAGAATATAAATACAATGTTTCAGTAGAAACATTAAAAATGTTAATTGAAAAGTAG
- a CDS encoding Fic family protein, with product MKKELSPPFKITNEILNFIYEIGELVGKISAEKEFEKNLTLRRENRIKTIYSSLAIEQNTLTLEQVTNVINGKRVLAPPKDIKEVQNAYEIYERLEELDENLVKDLLLAHKIMTSELIKESGRFRSKNAGVYQGDKLIHMGTLPEYIPELINNLFLWLKNSEEHPLIKAAVFHYEFEFIHPFQDGNGRIGRLWHSLILSKWKKFFAWLPIESLVQKYQKEYYIAINNSNRDGESTEFILFMLKIIKETLIELIEIQKVTDKVTDKVTDKNKEKIKSLIEYLGQNNSINNKEAQNLLDISESAAKRFLNKLVKENILEAVGEYKARKYIKK from the coding sequence ATGAAAAAAGAACTTTCACCACCTTTTAAAATAACAAATGAAATACTTAATTTTATATATGAAATTGGGGAACTTGTTGGGAAAATAAGTGCAGAGAAAGAATTTGAAAAAAATTTGACTTTAAGAAGAGAAAATAGAATTAAAACTATTTATTCTTCATTAGCTATAGAACAAAATACTTTGACACTTGAACAGGTTACTAATGTAATAAATGGTAAAAGAGTTCTAGCACCTCCTAAAGATATAAAAGAAGTTCAAAATGCTTATGAAATATATGAAAGACTTGAGGAGCTTGATGAAAACTTAGTAAAGGATTTATTATTAGCACATAAAATAATGACAAGTGAGTTAATAAAAGAAAGTGGAAGATTTAGAAGTAAGAATGCAGGAGTATATCAAGGGGATAAATTAATACATATGGGAACTTTACCTGAGTATATACCTGAATTAATAAATAATTTGTTTCTGTGGCTTAAAAACAGTGAGGAGCATCCTTTGATAAAGGCAGCAGTTTTTCATTATGAATTTGAGTTTATTCATCCATTCCAAGATGGAAATGGCAGAATAGGAAGACTGTGGCATAGTCTTATTCTCTCTAAATGGAAAAAGTTTTTTGCTTGGTTACCAATAGAAAGTTTAGTGCAAAAATATCAAAAGGAATATTATATAGCAATAAATAATTCAAATAGAGATGGAGAATCCACAGAATTTATTTTATTTATGTTAAAAATTATAAAAGAAACTTTAATAGAATTAATAGAAATACAAAAAGTGACCGATAAAGTGACCGATAAAGTGACCGATAAAAATAAAGAAAAAATAAAATCATTGATAGAATATTTAGGTCAAAATAATTCTATTAACAATAAAGAAGCACAAAACTTGTTAGATATTTCAGAGTCAGCAGCAAAAAGATTTTTAAACAAATTAGTTAAAGAGAATATTTTAGAAGCTGTTGGAGAATACAAAGCAAGAAAATATATAAAAAAATAA
- a CDS encoding efflux RND transporter periplasmic adaptor subunit: MKKYILVFLLICLFVACKKEAKEEVIRAVKIQEINSMQDENFNIDFPAQISPSQKTVLAFKYSGKIKSINFESGDFVKKGQVIATMDDTDYKVNLDVFSKKYEAARAVAQNAEQQFARAEKLYKGDALAKKDYDNALMQRNVAISTFKEASAGLQNAKNTLNDTKIVAPYDGYIDKKVVDVGTVVPEGGPVVSFISNEITDISVNASVKDIEYIKNAENISFKDNTKDKIYSLKIKSIAQNPDSINLTYPVVFTFSEFSENDKFLSGQTGTVTIVVKNKGKEEILIPINAIFEDKGSNVYLFKDGKAVKTAIELGELRETDKISVVKGLKTGDKVIVAGVSKLADGDKVKLLGGNK, from the coding sequence ATGAAAAAGTATATATTAGTTTTTTTATTAATTTGTCTTTTTGTAGCTTGTAAAAAAGAAGCTAAGGAAGAAGTGATAAGGGCAGTAAAAATTCAAGAGATAAATTCAATGCAAGATGAAAATTTTAATATTGATTTTCCTGCACAAATTTCCCCTAGCCAAAAGACAGTTTTAGCATTCAAATATTCTGGAAAAATAAAAAGTATAAATTTTGAAAGTGGTGATTTTGTAAAAAAAGGACAAGTAATTGCTACTATGGATGATACAGACTACAAAGTTAATCTAGATGTATTTTCTAAAAAATATGAAGCTGCCAGAGCTGTTGCACAAAATGCTGAGCAACAATTTGCTAGAGCAGAAAAATTATATAAAGGAGATGCCCTAGCTAAAAAAGATTATGACAATGCACTTATGCAAAGAAATGTAGCTATTTCAACTTTTAAGGAAGCTAGTGCAGGGCTTCAAAATGCTAAAAACACTTTAAATGATACAAAAATAGTAGCTCCTTATGATGGATATATAGATAAAAAAGTAGTTGATGTAGGAACTGTTGTACCAGAAGGGGGGCCTGTTGTATCTTTTATTTCAAATGAAATAACTGATATTTCCGTAAATGCTTCAGTAAAAGATATAGAATATATAAAAAATGCAGAGAATATAAGTTTTAAAGATAATACAAAAGATAAAATATATAGTCTTAAAATAAAGAGTATAGCTCAAAATCCTGATTCTATCAATTTAACTTATCCTGTGGTATTCACTTTTTCAGAATTTAGTGAAAACGATAAGTTCTTATCAGGACAAACAGGAACTGTAACTATAGTTGTTAAAAATAAAGGAAAAGAAGAAATTTTAATTCCTATAAATGCCATTTTTGAAGATAAAGGTTCAAATGTATATTTATTTAAAGATGGAAAAGCTGTTAAGACTGCAATAGAACTTGGTGAATTGAGAGAAACAGATAAAATAAGTGTAGTAAAAGGATTAAAAACAGGAGATAAAGTAATAGTTGCAGGTGTAAGTAAGTTAGCAGATGGAGATAAAGTAAAACTTTTGGGAGGCAATAAATGA